The following proteins come from a genomic window of Carassius auratus strain Wakin chromosome 18, ASM336829v1, whole genome shotgun sequence:
- the LOC113118490 gene encoding protein phosphatase 1 regulatory subunit 15B-like translates to MERSASERTALRRFGDSGMMLLPWTKQILTVLWEHLRLLVQVICCTLISVFQMFRFEVHVRITDETGQHIQHMTSGSGDPSDSFLLSSLFENNKNMVVGGSSPLSKFGRDPFDVSSHSRAVLSSLVGDELCCSLVDDLVSHATECLNDTEDLYVGDRSMWKHGYDWTILGGSERKCEENTCTFTAHVSGFSAKEFVKHQKPIADPDPCSSSTEDVQAPCPVQSVSQFSDSEFSWGSTDSSCFEGEREENEKLWDLLTSSTDPYHPLNFTACLSSAVREKSKTQVVLKAESPTVSHSTASTGSDSSKTGSEDEEEEALWRSLSQNDDPYHPLNFRAPLQSSPATSVPSKHDSPSDNTLNKTDRLLKSSRRSKLQLPPSKVARHCCHKLPVETLSVVPWRRHVRLTVLQGNQRKCPNFKKVKFSPIVQVHKMQAWSFAFQASRKGPWEEFARDRDRFRKRIRETEKAIGYCFSLSHREKLWAYKDRTQK, encoded by the exons ATGGAAAGGAGCGCGTCGGAGCGGACCGCGCTGCGGCGGTTTGGGGACAGCGGCATGATGCTTCTGCCCTGGACCAAACAGATTCTGACGGTGCTGTGGGAGCACCTGAGACTGCTGGTCCAGGTCATCTGCTGCACTTTGATTTCAG TTTTCCAGATGTTCAGGTTTGAAGTCCACGTGAGAATTACAGATGAGACAGGGCAACACATTCAGCACATGACAAGTGGGTCAGGAGACCCTTCTGACAGTTTCCTGCTCTCGTCCTTgtttgaaaacaacaaaaacatggtGGTCGGGGGTTCCAGTCCACTTTCAAAATTCGGCAGGGACCCATTCGACGTCAGCTCTCACTCCAGAGCTGTCCTGTCCAGTCTGGTCGGCGATGAGCTCTGTTGTTCCTTGGTGGACGACCTTGTGTCCCACGCAACAGAGTGTCTCAATGACACAGAAGACCTCTATGTTGGAGATCGCTCCATGTGGAAACATGGATATGACTGGACCATATTAGGAGGATCAGAAAGGAAATGCGAAGAGAACACCTGCACGTTTACTGCACATGTGTCTGGGTTTTCTGCAAAGGAGTTTGTTAAGCATCAGAAGCCCATCGCTGATCCTGATCCATGTAGTTCATCTACAGAGGACGTTCAAGCTCCATGTCCAgtgcagtcagtcagtcagttctCAGACAGCGAGTTCAGCTGGGGAAGCACAGACAGCTCTTGTTTTGAAGGAGAACGAGAGGAGAATGAAAAACTCTGGGACCTTCTGACCAGCTCGACGGATCCATATCACCCTCTAAACTTCACGGCATGTTTGTCCAGTGCAGTTCGTGAAAAAAGCAAAACCCAGGTGGTTTTAAAGGCCGAAAGTCCCACTGTATCACACTCCACTGCATCTACAGGCTCCGATTCTTCTAAAACAGgttctgaagatgaagaagaagaggcCTTATGGAGATCCCTCTCTCAGAATGATGACCCATATCACCCTTTGAATTTCAGAGCCCCTCTTCAAAGCTCACCAGCTACATCGGTTCCTTCAAAACATGATTCGCCCAGTGACAACACACTAAATAAAACCGATAGACTCTTAAAATCTTCAAGACGCTCAAAGCTGCAGTTACCACCAAGTAAAGTTGCTCGCCATTGCTGCCACAAATTACCAGTTGAGACATTATCAGTGGTGCCATGGAGAAGACATGTTCGTCTGACTGTTCTTCAGGGCAACCAAAGGAAATGTCCCAATTTTAAGAAG GTGAAATTTTCTCCTATCGTACAAGTCCACAAGATGCAAGCTTGGTCCTTTGCTTTTCAGGCATCTCGTAAGGGACCGTGGGAGGAGTTTGCACGGGACAGAGACCGTTTTCGAAAGAGAATCCGTGAAACTGAGAAAGCCATTGGCTACTGTTTTAGTTTGTCACACAGGGAAAAGCTGTGGGCCTATAAGGACAGAACACAGAAGTAA